The following are from one region of the Amycolatopsis sp. QT-25 genome:
- a CDS encoding YciI family protein, giving the protein MKYMIMITMNPTAWDALPEEERTEVVASIDPFMKKLTESGELLGTQALGEPKESTVVRVRDGVPVVTDGPFAESKEYLAGFYLVECDSKERAIEIAGQIPDAHVNAMEIRPVVFSSGV; this is encoded by the coding sequence ATGAAGTACATGATCATGATCACCATGAACCCCACCGCCTGGGACGCCCTGCCCGAGGAGGAGCGCACCGAGGTGGTCGCCAGCATCGACCCTTTCATGAAGAAGCTGACCGAGAGCGGCGAACTGCTCGGGACGCAGGCGCTGGGGGAGCCGAAGGAGAGCACGGTGGTCCGGGTGCGTGACGGCGTCCCGGTGGTCACCGACGGCCCGTTCGCCGAGTCGAAGGAGTATCTGGCCGGCTTTTACCTGGTCGAATGCGACAGCAAGGAGCGGGCGATCGAGATCGCGGGCCAGATCCCGGACGCGCACGTCAACGCGATGGAGATCCGGCCCGTGGTGTTCTCCTCCGGGGTGTGA
- a CDS encoding M protein: MEMPGFDLAWRGFDRAQVREFVREVEAELRRVEAERDEALRRGEALAARLTATQGENHELQATVDRISRVPIAPDALQERSRRMLELTREEADDITARATEAAAKAEAERKRITEDFERAMTLRRAEAMRALAAQDEAAQERARKLLDDAAEECERLVAEARQKADVALRLRDDVLKQLVGCRELLTEAGSVLAVPDSPQPEVPVQRRSRSEARAGAEAAAT, translated from the coding sequence ATGGAGATGCCCGGCTTCGATCTGGCGTGGCGCGGTTTCGATCGTGCTCAGGTCCGGGAATTCGTTCGCGAGGTGGAAGCCGAATTACGACGAGTGGAAGCCGAACGCGACGAAGCCCTTCGCCGCGGCGAGGCTCTCGCCGCCAGGCTCACCGCCACCCAAGGGGAAAACCACGAACTCCAGGCCACCGTCGACCGCATCAGCCGCGTGCCGATCGCGCCGGACGCGTTGCAGGAGCGATCGCGCCGGATGCTGGAACTCACCCGCGAGGAAGCCGACGACATCACCGCCCGCGCCACCGAAGCGGCCGCCAAGGCCGAGGCGGAGCGAAAACGGATCACCGAAGATTTCGAACGCGCCATGACGCTGCGCCGCGCGGAGGCGATGCGCGCGCTCGCCGCACAGGACGAAGCCGCGCAGGAGCGGGCGCGGAAACTGCTCGACGACGCCGCCGAAGAGTGCGAGCGCCTGGTCGCCGAAGCGCGACAGAAGGCCGACGTGGCCCTGCGCCTGCGCGATGACGTGCTGAAACAGCTGGTCGGCTGCCGTGAACTGCTCACCGAGGCCGGCTCGGTCCTTGCCGTGCCCGACTCGCCGCAACCGGAAGTGCCCGTTCAGCGCCGGAGCAGGTCCGAAGCCCGCGCCGGCGCCGAAGCGGCCGCTACCTAG
- a CDS encoding maleylpyruvate isomerase family mycothiol-dependent enzyme, with protein MTSSPIRVPGWNPATAAEGYRQVRGNIALLLTGHAGAGERPVPACPQWTVRELVAHLTQICDRVITRFGGAACPVPESASVAEVLRLWLERGPEADALLDADGDGKSRGDIMVMDAFTHELDLRYALGAPPPEAHGAWLRSFEVLVGGLGSSLGEHGLPGLRIETEGATWIAGTEPVAAVLSGTPVDLYRSLAGRRSPAQIAALAWPGDAEPWLRAFTWGPFAPPDEEIER; from the coding sequence GTGACGAGCAGCCCAATTCGGGTCCCTGGCTGGAATCCGGCGACCGCGGCCGAAGGGTATCGGCAGGTCAGGGGAAACATCGCGCTCTTGCTCACCGGGCACGCGGGCGCGGGCGAGCGGCCCGTCCCGGCTTGTCCACAATGGACTGTCCGCGAGCTTGTCGCCCATCTGACCCAGATCTGTGACCGGGTGATCACCCGGTTCGGCGGCGCGGCCTGCCCGGTTCCGGAATCGGCGTCGGTCGCCGAAGTGCTGCGGCTCTGGCTCGAACGCGGCCCCGAGGCCGACGCGCTCCTCGACGCCGACGGCGACGGCAAGAGCCGCGGCGACATCATGGTCATGGACGCCTTCACCCATGAACTCGATCTCCGGTACGCGCTCGGCGCCCCGCCGCCCGAGGCGCACGGGGCCTGGCTGCGGAGTTTCGAAGTGCTCGTCGGCGGCCTGGGCTCCTCGCTGGGCGAGCACGGGCTGCCCGGCCTGCGGATCGAGACCGAGGGCGCGACCTGGATCGCCGGTACCGAACCGGTCGCCGCGGTGCTCTCGGGCACGCCCGTGGACCTGTACCGGTCGCTCGCCGGGCGCCGGAGCCCGGCCCAGATCGCCGCCTTGGCGTGGCCGGGCGATGCGGAGCCGTGGCTCCGGGCCTTCACCTGGGGGCCGTTCGCCCCGCCGGACGAGGAGATCGAGCGCTGA
- a CDS encoding copper resistance protein CopC, producing MTRRLFALLALVAAWFGVAVLAAAPASAHVELLSSNPADGARLTSAPAQVSLTLSENIGIQPNSIKVVDQQGTDVVSGPVFQPGDVAEEVAVKLEPDLPDGSYLVEYAFVSTDSHPVRGTIAFVLGTGPLITSAGAVSASTGTDPVTDTLFTTFRWGSFGGVALLGGMVFVLVCRPGGRTDPAARKLITAGLWLSGVTAVAGFLLQGPYVAGRGVGAVFDPALIEATLRVAYGKLLLLRLVAIVALAVIVRRLLAGELPQRLRSRYENLGIAAGFIVMLSFSATGHAVADKIMFLSVSADLAHFGAMAVWVGGLIQLTVLLRGEYSAEEAEPALARFHPIATWSIVIMVVSGAYLGFRLVPSVEALWTSAYGIVFVLKLTGFAALLLVANLSRAAVRRGISGRGGTGVVTADLRKLRVSVGVEVLIVAVVLALAAALSSMSPTG from the coding sequence GTGACCAGGAGGCTCTTCGCGCTCCTGGCCCTCGTGGCGGCGTGGTTCGGGGTCGCGGTGCTCGCCGCGGCCCCCGCTTCGGCCCACGTCGAACTCCTCTCCTCGAACCCCGCCGACGGCGCCCGGCTCACCTCGGCGCCGGCACAGGTCTCCCTCACCCTGTCGGAGAACATCGGCATCCAGCCGAACTCGATCAAGGTCGTCGACCAGCAAGGCACCGACGTGGTGTCCGGTCCGGTGTTCCAGCCGGGTGACGTCGCCGAAGAGGTCGCCGTCAAGCTGGAACCCGATCTTCCCGACGGCAGTTACCTCGTCGAGTACGCCTTCGTCTCGACCGACTCGCATCCGGTGCGCGGCACGATCGCCTTCGTGCTCGGTACCGGCCCCCTGATCACCTCGGCGGGTGCGGTGTCCGCCTCCACCGGGACCGATCCGGTCACCGACACGCTGTTCACCACCTTCCGCTGGGGCTCCTTCGGTGGTGTCGCGCTGCTCGGCGGAATGGTGTTCGTGCTGGTCTGCCGTCCGGGAGGCCGGACCGATCCGGCGGCGCGGAAGCTGATCACCGCCGGACTGTGGCTGTCGGGGGTCACGGCCGTGGCCGGGTTCCTGCTGCAAGGCCCGTACGTCGCGGGCCGCGGAGTGGGCGCGGTCTTCGACCCGGCGCTGATCGAGGCGACCCTGCGGGTGGCGTACGGAAAGCTCCTGCTCCTGCGGCTGGTCGCGATCGTCGCGCTCGCCGTGATCGTGCGGCGGCTGCTGGCGGGCGAGCTGCCGCAGCGGTTGCGATCACGCTACGAGAACCTCGGCATCGCGGCCGGGTTCATCGTGATGCTGAGCTTTTCCGCGACCGGGCACGCGGTGGCCGACAAGATCATGTTCCTCTCGGTCAGCGCCGACCTCGCGCACTTCGGTGCCATGGCCGTCTGGGTGGGCGGGCTGATCCAGCTGACGGTGCTCCTGCGCGGCGAGTACTCGGCGGAGGAGGCCGAGCCGGCGCTGGCGCGGTTCCACCCGATCGCCACCTGGTCGATCGTGATCATGGTGGTCAGCGGCGCGTACCTGGGCTTCCGGCTGGTTCCGTCGGTGGAGGCGCTCTGGACGTCGGCGTACGGCATCGTCTTCGTGCTGAAGCTCACCGGGTTCGCCGCTTTGCTGCTGGTGGCGAACCTGAGCCGCGCCGCGGTCCGGCGCGGGATCTCCGGCCGCGGCGGCACCGGTGTGGTGACCGCCGACCTGCGGAAACTGCGGGTCAGCGTGGGGGTCGAGGTGCTCATCGTGGCCGTGGTGCTCGCCCTCGCCGCAGCACTGTCCTCGATGTCGCCGACCGGCTGA
- a CDS encoding helix-turn-helix domain-containing protein — protein sequence MSSRTYGQFCGLARALEIIGERWSLLIVRDLVLGPKRFTELQAGLPKISASTLSARLNELEQSGVLRRRLLPQLDAAVIYELTEYGSELDQIVLDLGLWGARSLGRPAPEDVLTKDAAILSLYTTFQSDKAKGVQVTYEVRYPGEMVLHAIVEDGALKVADGALPGADAVIEPLGPFIKDLLTGDLTAAEATRTGKVRIEGAFEYLELFTELFHIPAAPQAAQGIVVR from the coding sequence ATGAGCAGTCGTACCTATGGGCAGTTCTGCGGCCTCGCCCGCGCGCTGGAGATCATCGGCGAGCGCTGGTCGCTGCTGATCGTCCGTGACCTCGTCCTCGGCCCGAAGCGGTTCACCGAGCTGCAGGCGGGTCTGCCCAAGATCTCGGCGAGCACGCTGTCGGCGCGGCTCAACGAACTCGAGCAGTCCGGGGTGCTCCGCCGCCGGCTGCTGCCCCAGCTCGACGCCGCGGTGATCTACGAGCTCACCGAGTACGGCAGCGAACTCGACCAGATCGTGCTGGACCTCGGCCTCTGGGGCGCGCGGTCGCTCGGCCGTCCGGCCCCGGAGGACGTCCTCACCAAGGACGCGGCGATCCTCTCGCTGTACACGACCTTCCAGAGCGACAAGGCCAAGGGTGTCCAGGTCACCTACGAAGTGCGCTATCCGGGCGAGATGGTCCTGCACGCGATCGTCGAAGACGGCGCGCTGAAGGTGGCGGACGGCGCGCTTCCCGGCGCCGACGCGGTCATCGAACCGCTCGGCCCGTTCATCAAGGATCTGCTGACCGGGGACCTCACCGCCGCCGAAGCGACGCGAACCGGGAAAGTCCGCATCGAAGGCGCCTTCGAATACCTGGAACTGTTCACCGAACTGTTCCACATTCCGGCGGCTCCCCAGGCGGCGCAAGGAATCGTAGTGCGCTGA
- a CDS encoding AfsR/SARP family transcriptional regulator, translating into MYTGSRVADKHHGSAPNPIAAPPVDPVRFTLLGPLELVRDGIDYAPTTPKLLQVLAMLVMSPGKIVHIDTIVQELWANDPPRSVRTTMHTYVYQLRKCIDENELAPYGETMLATKPPGYVFRIAPEQVDVFQFQELQQKGRERQLRGEHGEAAKAFRSALDLWSGPPLANVHCGSVLSAYAVDLVEQRRSTLHLRIEADIAAGMRHELIGELRSLVTANPLDEALHGQLIRVLGRSGRRSDALATYRQVRARLNNELGVEPCDELQVLHHGLLSEGEPA; encoded by the coding sequence ATGTACACCGGATCACGAGTAGCGGACAAGCACCACGGCTCGGCACCGAACCCGATCGCCGCCCCGCCGGTCGATCCCGTCCGGTTCACGCTCCTCGGCCCGCTGGAACTCGTGCGGGACGGGATCGACTACGCGCCGACGACGCCGAAGCTGCTGCAGGTGCTCGCCATGCTGGTGATGAGCCCGGGGAAGATCGTGCACATCGACACGATCGTGCAGGAACTGTGGGCCAACGACCCGCCACGCAGCGTCCGCACCACGATGCACACCTACGTCTACCAGCTGCGCAAGTGCATCGACGAGAACGAACTGGCCCCGTACGGCGAGACCATGCTGGCCACGAAACCGCCGGGGTACGTGTTCCGGATCGCCCCGGAGCAGGTGGACGTCTTCCAGTTCCAGGAGCTGCAGCAGAAGGGCCGGGAGCGGCAACTGCGGGGCGAGCACGGCGAAGCGGCCAAGGCCTTCCGGTCCGCGCTCGACCTGTGGTCGGGGCCTCCGCTCGCGAACGTCCACTGTGGATCAGTGCTGTCGGCCTACGCGGTCGACCTCGTCGAACAGCGGCGCAGCACCCTGCACTTGCGGATCGAAGCGGACATCGCGGCCGGGATGCGGCACGAACTGATCGGTGAACTGCGTTCCCTGGTCACCGCGAACCCGCTGGACGAGGCCCTGCACGGGCAGCTGATCCGCGTGCTCGGCCGCAGTGGGCGGCGCTCCGACGCGCTCGCCACGTACCGTCAGGTGCGCGCGAGGCTCAACAACGAACTCGGCGTCGAGCCCTGCGACGAATTGCAGGTACTGCACCACGGCCTGCTGTCCGAGGGTGAACCCGCGTGA
- a CDS encoding TOMM precursor leader peptide-binding protein: MREVASMPGSVSGGLGFKRHLRAEISEGNGAYLFSEQGVIAIRGAQVASVAALLDGTRDLDGLLAACPDGMNVAQVTGVLARLVEAGLVTVHVPDEVSGDERALAYWDACGLDASAVAGRQKPATASLTAIGRGVDTSQVASALAASGIEVVTTASELAIVLCDDYLDPRLAEIDAEHRRTGRPWLLARPSGSQVWIGPILQPGRSGCWHCLTNRLWGHRHAEACVQEVLGHDGPASFPMPAVPPLTAAASQLISLEASKWLAGHRYPGQQAVWILDTLDLQGRLHELRRRPQCPECGDEGIVAARTAEPIVLREAKKATSGGGGHRTLTPVEVLDRFGHLVSPVTGIVKEIARDPRAPAFVNAYRSGLNVARRVRGEAGLRAGLRGDNGGKGASPIDAEVGALCEAIERFSANYQGDELRIRDTFRALGEDAVHPNSCMLFDERQYTGRVEWNAEHANFQHVPDRFDTDAAVDWTPLWSLSQQRRKLMPTAYLYYGVPPECGITGMRADSNGCAAGSSIEDAILQGLLELVERDAVAMWWYNRLPVPGVDIASFDDPWAEEMVGQYARGGRELWVLDLTADLGVPVMVALSRSVAGPRENVMMGFGAHLDPRTALRRAVSELNQMIPAVLPNDVELDDPDASKWLRYATVANQPYLLPAPGRSAKRAADFKFVRRPDVRDDVESLVRKLSALGMETLVLDQTRPDIDLPVVRVVVPGLRPFWSRFAPGRLFDVPVRMGRLAEPTPYERLNPFPMFL; this comes from the coding sequence ATGCGCGAGGTAGCGTCCATGCCCGGCTCGGTCAGCGGTGGTCTGGGGTTCAAACGGCATCTGCGCGCGGAGATCAGCGAGGGCAACGGTGCCTACCTGTTCTCGGAACAGGGGGTCATCGCGATCCGCGGCGCGCAGGTCGCGTCGGTGGCGGCCCTGCTCGACGGCACTCGTGACCTCGACGGTCTCCTGGCCGCCTGCCCGGACGGGATGAACGTCGCACAGGTCACCGGCGTGCTGGCCCGGCTGGTCGAGGCCGGCCTGGTCACCGTCCATGTGCCGGACGAGGTCAGCGGGGACGAACGCGCGCTCGCGTACTGGGACGCGTGCGGTCTCGACGCGTCCGCGGTGGCGGGCCGCCAGAAGCCGGCGACGGCGAGCCTGACCGCCATCGGCCGCGGCGTCGACACCTCGCAGGTCGCGAGCGCGCTCGCCGCGAGCGGCATCGAGGTGGTCACGACGGCGTCCGAGCTCGCGATCGTGCTGTGCGACGACTACCTCGACCCGAGGCTGGCCGAAATCGACGCCGAGCACCGGCGCACCGGGCGGCCGTGGCTGCTGGCCAGGCCGTCGGGTTCGCAGGTGTGGATCGGCCCGATCCTGCAGCCCGGCCGGTCGGGCTGCTGGCACTGCCTGACGAACCGGCTGTGGGGGCACCGGCACGCGGAGGCCTGTGTGCAGGAGGTCCTCGGGCACGACGGTCCCGCCTCGTTCCCGATGCCCGCCGTGCCGCCGCTGACCGCGGCCGCGTCCCAGCTGATCTCCCTCGAAGCGTCCAAATGGCTGGCGGGACACCGCTATCCGGGCCAGCAGGCGGTGTGGATCCTGGACACCCTCGATCTGCAGGGCAGGCTGCACGAACTGAGGCGCCGCCCGCAATGTCCCGAATGCGGGGACGAGGGGATCGTCGCCGCGCGGACCGCCGAGCCGATCGTGTTGCGGGAGGCGAAGAAGGCGACGTCGGGTGGCGGCGGGCACCGTACGCTGACCCCGGTCGAGGTGCTCGACCGGTTCGGCCACCTGGTCAGCCCGGTCACCGGCATCGTCAAGGAGATCGCCCGCGACCCGAGGGCGCCGGCGTTCGTGAACGCGTACCGCTCCGGGCTCAACGTCGCGCGCCGCGTGCGCGGTGAGGCGGGCTTGCGGGCCGGGCTGCGCGGGGACAACGGGGGCAAGGGCGCGAGCCCGATCGACGCCGAGGTCGGCGCGCTGTGCGAGGCGATCGAACGGTTCTCGGCGAACTACCAGGGCGACGAACTGCGGATCCGCGACACCTTCCGTGCGCTCGGCGAAGACGCCGTCCACCCGAACTCGTGCATGCTCTTCGACGAGCGTCAGTACACCGGCCGCGTCGAATGGAACGCCGAGCACGCGAACTTCCAGCACGTCCCCGACCGCTTCGACACCGACGCCGCCGTCGACTGGACGCCGCTGTGGTCGCTTTCGCAGCAGCGCCGGAAGCTGATGCCGACCGCGTACCTCTACTACGGTGTGCCGCCCGAATGCGGGATCACCGGGATGCGCGCGGACTCCAACGGTTGCGCGGCCGGAAGCAGCATCGAGGACGCGATCCTGCAGGGACTGCTCGAACTCGTCGAACGCGACGCCGTGGCGATGTGGTGGTACAACCGGCTTCCCGTGCCCGGCGTCGACATCGCGTCGTTCGACGACCCGTGGGCCGAGGAGATGGTGGGCCAGTACGCGCGGGGCGGCCGGGAACTGTGGGTGCTCGACCTGACCGCGGACCTCGGTGTGCCGGTGATGGTCGCGCTGTCGAGGAGTGTCGCCGGGCCGCGCGAGAACGTCATGATGGGTTTCGGTGCCCACCTGGACCCCAGGACGGCGCTGAGGAGGGCGGTCAGCGAGCTCAACCAGATGATCCCCGCGGTGCTCCCGAACGACGTCGAACTCGACGATCCCGACGCGTCGAAATGGCTTCGGTACGCCACGGTCGCGAACCAGCCGTATCTGCTTCCGGCGCCGGGGCGGTCGGCGAAACGCGCCGCGGACTTCAAGTTCGTCCGGCGGCCCGATGTCCGGGACGACGTGGAGAGCCTGGTACGCAAGCTTTCCGCGCTGGGAATGGAGACGCTCGTGCTGGATCAGACCAGGCCCGACATCGACCTCCCGGTGGTCCGGGTGGTCGTTCCGGGGCTGCGTCCGTTCTGGAGCCGCTTCGCCCCGGGACGCCTGTTCGACGTGCCGGTGCGGATGGGCAGGCTCGCCGAACCGACCCCGTACGAACGGCTCAATCCCTTCCCCATGTTCTTGTAG
- a CDS encoding SagB family peptide dehydrogenase: MAETIPLWSLTDDSLVEIGEDGSLVVVTRWGEYEFDRAEPLVRESLRRMALGPVSLANVTSSWEPVERAPDLEGELSWTAEGADALRQALKELGGSVVRSLGLADGRGPLLSVVPVVLAPVFTPAEIPPTHPIRLSRFSSLRSDADGMGLESPSARYRVVLSQPWAVHVAATLATARSAGDIASTTGIDAGVVGAIVSYLVAAGVVQAAGENGRFAEDEDPGLGLWSPDELSFHTTSRTWRPGGPTDLPGLGNPPVVKAAPGEGPAHALYRPDLDDRAETDPTLTALLEHDHTCPEFTEGVLSAEQIGEFLFRGARIRSIGPAHLPNGPAHKASQRPYFSVACLYELELYVSVNRCSGLDRGIYHYDPLEHRLGLVNDDEADLDAILDMAMIGGGNHQRPSALITVTARMPRMASVLGGGAYATTLAHVGALHQTLYLVARAMGLAAHAVPVDAGDRVDRALKLDWPAEVSVGECVLDLPV; encoded by the coding sequence GTGGCCGAAACGATCCCCTTGTGGTCGCTCACCGACGACAGCCTGGTCGAAATCGGTGAGGACGGCTCGCTGGTGGTCGTCACCCGCTGGGGCGAGTACGAGTTCGACCGCGCGGAACCCCTGGTGCGGGAATCGTTGCGGCGGATGGCGTTGGGGCCGGTCTCGCTCGCGAACGTGACGTCGTCCTGGGAGCCGGTCGAGCGCGCGCCCGATCTCGAGGGCGAACTCAGCTGGACGGCGGAGGGCGCCGACGCGCTGCGGCAGGCGCTGAAGGAACTGGGTGGTTCCGTGGTGCGCTCACTCGGTCTCGCCGATGGCCGGGGCCCGCTGCTGTCGGTGGTCCCGGTGGTGCTCGCGCCGGTGTTCACGCCGGCGGAGATCCCGCCCACCCACCCGATCCGGTTGTCCCGCTTCAGTTCCCTGCGGTCCGACGCCGACGGGATGGGGCTGGAGTCGCCGTCCGCGCGTTATCGCGTCGTGCTGTCCCAGCCGTGGGCGGTGCACGTCGCGGCGACCCTGGCGACCGCGAGATCGGCCGGGGACATCGCCTCCACGACGGGTATCGACGCCGGGGTGGTCGGCGCGATCGTGTCGTACCTGGTCGCCGCGGGCGTCGTCCAGGCCGCCGGCGAAAACGGCCGGTTCGCCGAGGACGAGGACCCCGGACTGGGCCTGTGGTCGCCGGACGAACTGTCGTTCCACACCACGAGCCGGACCTGGCGGCCCGGTGGCCCCACCGATCTGCCCGGGCTCGGGAACCCGCCGGTGGTCAAGGCCGCCCCCGGCGAAGGTCCGGCCCACGCGCTGTACCGGCCGGACCTGGACGACCGCGCGGAGACCGACCCGACGCTGACGGCGTTGCTGGAACACGACCACACCTGCCCCGAATTCACCGAGGGCGTGCTGTCCGCCGAACAGATCGGCGAGTTCCTGTTCCGCGGCGCGCGCATTCGGTCGATCGGGCCCGCGCACCTCCCCAACGGCCCCGCGCACAAGGCCTCGCAGCGGCCGTACTTCAGCGTCGCCTGCCTGTACGAGCTCGAGTTGTACGTCTCGGTCAACCGGTGCTCCGGGCTGGATCGCGGGATCTACCACTACGACCCGCTGGAGCATCGGCTCGGCTTGGTCAACGACGACGAGGCCGATCTCGACGCGATACTCGACATGGCGATGATCGGTGGCGGCAACCATCAGCGGCCTTCGGCGCTCATCACCGTGACCGCGCGGATGCCGCGGATGGCGTCCGTGCTCGGCGGTGGCGCGTACGCCACGACGCTGGCGCATGTCGGTGCCCTGCACCAGACGCTGTACCTCGTCGCCCGCGCCATGGGGCTGGCCGCGCACGCCGTCCCGGTGGACGCCGGTGACCGCGTCGACCGCGCCTTGAAACTCGACTGGCCCGCCGAGGTGAGCGTCGGCGAGTGCGTGCTCGACCTGCCGGTCTGA
- a CDS encoding AraC family transcriptional regulator, translating into MAANEKGVTEPGRLPEPASPLQPAVLQAISSMHARYFDPITLGDLASEVFVSPFHFSRIFTKATGVTPGRYLTAIRLFEAKRLLLTTSLTVSDIVCSVGYSSVGTFTSRFTRAVGMTPTQYRDPEVGELLVALAPHFQRLPTLEALHSAGMGSATMRSGTGTISVRVETPRGAGPASVLIGLFAESIPQCGPVAFGGRANVLSADIEIQNVPEGRWTVIGVAEHAAGTASSAFSVGTLPGRVDITRYGRVHLRMPMRAPRPTDAPMAITLAGGPTSAGNRMTMPAPDYLRAVA; encoded by the coding sequence ATGGCGGCGAACGAGAAAGGCGTCACCGAACCCGGTCGGCTCCCCGAGCCGGCGTCCCCCTTGCAACCTGCGGTGCTGCAGGCCATCTCATCGATGCACGCGAGGTACTTCGACCCGATCACCCTGGGCGACCTGGCATCGGAAGTCTTCGTCAGCCCGTTCCACTTTTCGCGGATCTTCACCAAGGCGACCGGGGTGACCCCCGGCCGGTACCTCACCGCGATCCGGCTCTTCGAAGCGAAACGACTGCTGCTGACGACGTCGCTGACGGTGTCGGACATCGTGTGCAGCGTCGGCTACAGCAGCGTCGGCACCTTCACCAGCCGTTTCACCCGTGCGGTCGGGATGACCCCGACCCAGTACCGTGATCCCGAGGTCGGCGAACTGCTCGTCGCGCTGGCCCCGCACTTCCAGCGGCTCCCGACCCTGGAAGCCCTGCACAGCGCCGGAATGGGCAGCGCCACGATGCGCAGCGGCACCGGCACGATCAGTGTGCGCGTCGAGACCCCGCGCGGGGCGGGCCCGGCGAGTGTCCTCATCGGACTGTTCGCCGAGTCGATCCCGCAGTGCGGTCCGGTCGCGTTCGGCGGCAGGGCGAACGTCCTGTCGGCGGACATCGAGATCCAGAACGTCCCCGAGGGCCGGTGGACCGTGATCGGGGTGGCCGAGCACGCCGCCGGGACCGCGTCCTCCGCGTTCTCCGTGGGCACCCTGCCCGGCCGGGTGGACATCACCCGGTACGGCCGGGTGCATCTGCGGATGCCGATGCGGGCCCCCCGGCCGACCGACGCGCCGATGGCGATCACCCTCGCCGGCGGGCCGACCTCGGCGGGCAACCGGATGACCATGCCCGCTCCCGACTACCTGCGCGCGGTGGCCTGA
- a CDS encoding DUF1702 family protein: MRRRMITPDVSETTLEKRGFHKKSPAAQKLLETVGEKFLLGYAHAVEARTTGQAEEWLERIPVKFRGFAYEGAGMGYGMLDGLPGGGREHIADFLAGPAEKHDYIIYVGVGWAMARLPRFRWPSAEDFDPLLRWLVLDGYGFHQAYFKTAKYVDGQFQDPDFSWPPGNDGYALRAIDQGIGRALWFICGTDVDLVTETIARFPERRHGDLYAGVGLASTYACGVTSDELLKLAEFAGEHRGNLAQGSAFAAEARVRAGLLIPETEVATQAICGLPAERAAAITQEVRPAVVVDGELPAFETWRQRIAAEVLKSGGAGK; this comes from the coding sequence ATCAGACGTCGCATGATCACGCCGGATGTCTCCGAGACCACGCTGGAGAAGCGAGGTTTCCACAAGAAGAGCCCCGCCGCTCAGAAATTGCTGGAGACCGTCGGTGAGAAATTCCTGCTCGGTTATGCACACGCGGTCGAAGCGCGTACCACCGGGCAGGCCGAAGAATGGCTGGAGCGTATTCCGGTCAAATTCCGCGGTTTCGCCTACGAAGGCGCGGGAATGGGGTACGGAATGCTGGACGGCCTGCCGGGCGGCGGCCGGGAGCATATCGCGGACTTCCTCGCCGGTCCCGCCGAGAAGCACGACTACATCATCTACGTCGGCGTCGGCTGGGCGATGGCGCGGCTGCCGCGGTTCCGCTGGCCGTCCGCCGAGGACTTCGACCCGTTGCTGCGCTGGCTGGTGCTCGACGGATACGGCTTCCACCAGGCCTACTTCAAGACGGCGAAATACGTCGACGGCCAGTTCCAGGACCCGGACTTCTCCTGGCCGCCCGGTAACGACGGCTACGCGTTGCGGGCGATCGACCAAGGCATCGGCCGGGCGTTGTGGTTCATCTGCGGCACCGACGTCGATCTCGTCACCGAAACGATCGCGCGCTTCCCGGAGCGGCGGCACGGAGACCTCTACGCCGGGGTCGGGCTCGCCTCGACCTACGCGTGCGGTGTGACCTCCGATGAACTGCTCAAACTGGCCGAGTTCGCGGGCGAGCACCGCGGGAATCTCGCCCAGGGCAGTGCTTTCGCCGCCGAAGCCCGCGTTCGCGCCGGGTTGCTGATCCCCGAGACCGAGGTCGCCACGCAGGCGATCTGCGGGCTGCCGGCCGAACGGGCCGCGGCCATCACCCAGGAGGTGCGCCCGGCTGTGGTCGTCGACGGCGAACTCCCGGCTTTCGAAACCTGGCGACAGCGCATCGCCGCCGAGGTCCTCAAATCTGGAGGTGCAGGAAAATGA